A genomic segment from Bubalus bubalis isolate 160015118507 breed Murrah chromosome 5, NDDB_SH_1, whole genome shotgun sequence encodes:
- the CABP2 gene encoding calcium-binding protein 2 isoform X1, which translates to MVQGPMGNCAKRPRHRAPKDRELRPEEIEELQAAFQEFDRDQDGYIGYRELGACMRTLGYMPTEMELIEISQQISGGKVDFEDFVELMGPKLLAETADMIGVRELRDAFREFDTNGDGCISLGELRAALKALLGERLSQREVDEILRDIDLNGDGLVDFEGCRGPESRLKCWLCPGRVCANDVSLSLHRSWKQQTGLGTRATACQCVLGAPHLQLGPLPLFSLPWPVCTALACNTPTPLLHQAPLPSSVSLTIKHLRAGDTASTAHLFILQVSGPQSEVLSIVNFGWVRGPP; encoded by the exons AGCTGCAGGCCGCCTTTCAGGAGTTTGACCGAGACCAGGACGGCTACATCGGCTACCGGGAGCTTGGGGCCTGCATGCGGACGCTGGGCTACATGCCCACCGAGATGGAGCTCATCGAGATCTCCCAGCAAATCA GTGGAGGGAAGGTGGACTTTGAAGACTTTGTGGAGCTGATGGGCCCCAAGCTGCTAGCGGAGACCGCGGACATGATCGGCGTCCGGGAGCTGCGGGACGCCTTCCGGGAG TTCGACACCAACGGGGACGGCTGCATCAGCTTGGGTGAGCTCCGGGCGGCCCTGAAGGCCCTGCTGGGAGAGCGGCTCAGCCAGCGGGAGGTGGACGAGATCCTCCGCGACATTGACCTCAACGGGGACGGCCTGGTGGACTTCGAAG GGTGTCGAGGTCCAGAGAGCAGACTGAAATGTTGGCTTTGTCCTGGCAGAGTTTGTGCGAATGATGTCTCGCTGAGCCTGCACAGAAGCTGGAAGCAGCAGACAGGACTTGGGACCAGAGCCACTGCCTGCCAGTGTGTTCTTGGAGCCCCTCACCTCCAGCTGGGacccctccccctcttctccctGCCCTGGCCAGTGTGCACAGCCCTTGCCtgcaacacccccacccccctcctccaCCAAGCCCCTTTGCCCAGCTCTGTTTCTCTGACAATAAAGCATCTTCGAGCTGGGGACACAGCTTCCACTGCTCACTTGTTCATCCTGCAGGTATCTGGCCCTCAAAGTGAAGTCCTCTCGATTGTGAACTTTGGGTGGGTAAGGGGCCCTCCCTAG